GTTATCATGTCAGGAGACCATGGCGGCGACCAGACAAGGTTTACCTTCACCTCGAGGTTAGGAAAGCGTTTGAGCAGGATTTGTTCGGTGGCAGTTACGATGGTGCCGCTCATGGGGCAGCCCGGGGTGGTAAGCGTCAGTTTCACTTCCAGCAGTTTCCCATCCAGGCTTACTTCGTACACGAGCCCGAGATCCACAATATTCACCCCGAGTTCCGGGTCAATGATATACCTGAGCGTCTCGAAAACATCTTTTCCAATATCAGGCGTTTGCATTTCCATACGTAAAAGGTTTAAGGTCATGAACTTTGTGCAGCAGCATGCGGAACACGTTGACCGTGTACAGGAGCGAGGTGGCCGTGAAGCAGATGGCACCGGCAAGTATAACAGGCTGCATCTGAAGCAGCACACCAGCAACCAGCAGCACGAAGCCAGCCAGGTAAAGGATGTTCTGCCAGCGCAGCAACATGTTGCTGTACATGTCCTTCGGCAGCGGTGTTTTAAAGCGCCCCACGTAGTCTTCGTAGGCATGCATCCACACGATAAAGGGCAGCGTTTTAAAAGTCTGCCCCAGGATCAGGGCTGAAATAAAACCCAGGAACACAGAGAGGCCATACACCAGGTAGATGGCTGAAAGCAGTTCCTGCGGCAAGGCCAGGTTGCTGCTCACCACAAACACCAGCAGCAGGGGAAGCAGCAGGAGCGCCAGCGCCACGAAGGTCTGTTTCATGCCCAGGTCCACATCCTGCCGCTGTCGCAGCTGCTTGGCATCGTGCAAAAACCACAGGAACAGCAGCACCCCTCCCACCACCAAGGCCGCGTAGAGCGGCAAAAGCGCCGTGCGAAAAAGCAGGTGGTCGAAAATGAAAAGCACTAGCCCGGCATTGATGAAATTATACGACCAGTTGAGCTTTTTTATACTTGCCACGTGCGACAGCAAAAACATCGGGATCAGCTTGGAGCCGACGCCGATGATGAGCAGCAGAAACCAGCCTGCCATGCCCATGTGCGCGTGCAGCTGCAGGTAATGCACATGATCACGTGGCAAAAACGCATAGGTAAAATTGAACGCCATCAGCAGTCCCACAAAACCCGTTACCAGGAGCCAAACAGCCGAGGTCACGATAAAATCAGCCTCCACGGCCCATTTTGCCGCTTTGCGGGCTGTTTGAATGATGTTGATTGTTACCAACAAGAAAGAGAAAAACAACAGCACCGCCGCCACCTGCAGAAGCAAACCCACCCAGAAGTGCCAGAAGGCGCAGGCCAGCAACATGGTGCCCACTCCAAGTAAAACGAACGTCCAGACCGCCAGCTTTTCGCTGTAAAGTTTGCTCTCCAGCACCACAGGCAGCAGTTGGTACAGCGCGCCAAAGATCAACATGGTGGCCCAGCCAAGCACGGTTAGGTGCGTGATGGTGAGCAGCTTTGGGTTGAAGTAATGGCCTCCAAAGGCATCGGTGGAGAAAAGCAGCAACACGCTCATGGCCACAAACGACAGCGCGGCAAAGGCATAATGCGGCAATACAACCCATTTGCCCGGTGAATTTGAAGTAGAGGCAGTGCTCATTTCTTTATTTTCTATAGATGAACAAATATACTTCGCCTGGGCCAGCCTCTTTTATACTTATAGCAAAGCCCCGCTCCTGCAACTGCGGCAACAAGTACTGCGGCACTCGTTTGTGCAGCACGTACAGTCCCGCATCCGCAGGTAGCTTTTCCAGTTCACAAAGGATAGTAACCATGGGCTGCGGCATTTCCAGGTGGCGCACATCCACGCGTCGAACTTTGCCGGCATAGGCCGCTAGCAGCGCATCAAAGCTTTCGGAACTGGCAGTGAGTGCTTCCCCAGAAACGGGCGCTGCCGCGTTTTCACGCCAGAAGTAAGTATGCACCAGCTCCAGCCCAAGGTTCTCCACGAAATGCAGAAATCCCTTCTTCCGAAGTATAGTCAGCAAGGGCGTGGGCTCAAAAGTATTGACCAGCAGCAGCGCCTGCGTTAGATCAAGGGTTGTCACGGCATCCATAATCAACCGGAATGGATCCTGGCCAGCGGCTATGCTTTCGCGCACGTCCAGGGTGGTGATTTTTTCTATTGGCAGCTGCTGCAGAAATTCCGGTTTGGCGGCAACGGCAACAGGGGTTGGTTCGGGTGCCGCCGTGGCAGCCATAGTAAAACCCAACGGCGCCAGCTTCCGATAAAAGTCCTCTATCTGGCAGCCGCCAATGCGCGCAGCATCCGCTATACTTACACGCGACGCCAAAATTTTGCGAAGCAGCGGGTTTCGCAGCTTCGCAAAATGAGCGCTTATACTTGCAATCGCCTCTATCGCCGCCGGGTTGGCTTTAATGATGGCGGATATTTTGGTGCTGGCGGCCAGATTCATACTTAGGCTTCTGCTTTTTTGTGTACCCAGAATTCCGGTGTAAAATCGTCGGTGTGCACGGTGTGGCACTGCTCCAGCAGTTTCCCCGCCAGTTCCAGTTCCTCCGGGTTCGCCTGGTCCTGCAGGTACGGGAACAGCTCCCGCTCCTCCCACCGGATGTGGTCGGTCAGGTCCAGCTGCAGCATTTCATACAGCTCCTTTGTCAGTTTCTCCTCTTTAAGGATTAGGTTGATAATCGACTCCAGCAGGCGGTGCTCCTCCTCAATACGGATGCGCAGGGCATCGTTTTTGGGCAGCAGCCGATCCAGCAGCCACTCCTCCTCCTGGCAGTGCTCCTTCAGGATGTTGCCCCAGAAATAGCGCACGTAGTCGCGAATCAGATCCAGATCTGTTCCTTTCTTCAGGCCCTGGCGCAGCTTCCAGCAAAATAGCAACCCAAAGTGGTGTTCCCTGGAAAGCGGCACCAAACTCTTGTCTCTTTTCTGTGGGGTGATGGATGCAGTCTTTTTCATGATCTTGAGAATTTTTCTGAATCAGGAATTGCGGGATGAAGCAGGATGAACAGATTCAGTAGTTCATACTTCACGCCTGGCGGACAAGACACTCGCAGGACCTTCCACGCTGTGAAGTCTGCACAACAGCGAAACAAATTCTGCACATCCTTTCACATCCTGCAACTCCTGATTCAGAGAGTTTATTTAATCACTTCTTTTTCCAGTTCAATGGCCTTCGGGAACAGGATGTTGTTCTCCAGGTGAATGTGGCGGTGCAGGTCGTCCTCAAACTCCTGCAGTTTTTTGAAGGCAACGGTGTAGGTTGCGCAGGCATCAGCGGGCAAAGCGAAATTACTGCTAAGCGCACGGATTGCCTCCAGGCTCTCGCCAGCTGCCTCGTGCTCCATCTCCATCATGTTGATCGGATTCTGGATAGAGCCGAAGGCTGGCTTATCAAGCTGTACGCCGCTCTTTTTAGCCTCCACCAACTGCTTGATGAACGGGAACAGCACGCGCTCCTCTTTCGGCATGTGCGCCTCCAGTTCGTTGGCTACGTTGGTGAAGTGCCTGGCAATTTCCAGCAACTCCGGATGGCGGCCGCCATGCACGCGCGCAATTTTCGAGGTGTACTCGTAGAGCGCCGGAATGGCCTCACGCACATACTTGTGGTGAACGTTCACGATATAATCGGCCAGGAAGGATGGCTCCCAGCTGGCGTAGTCGGTTTCGTTGCTGGTGCTTGCATCCGGAATAGCCTGGAGTTCTTTCTCCACCACATTGGCGTCAAGCCCTTTTTCCTCGCACACCTGCTTAATGGATTTCTTGCCGCCGCAGCAGAAGTCGATGCCGTATTTCTTAAACACCTGCGCCTTGCGGAAGTCCTTTGCCACCAGCTCCCCGATAGACTCACCGGCCTCGAGGTTTAGCTTCGTAATCAGCACTTCCCATACTTCGGGGCCCTGCTCCAGGTACTCCCACTTAAAGATATTGCCGCGCTCGCCCAGCAGTTGGTAATACACCGGCTTTGGGTCGTGATCGTTGTGGATGATGAATCCCTGGCCGCCCTGCAGGTTGTCAAAACGGTCGAATATGGTCGGATGCTTCAGGCGTGGCGCTAGCACGGTTACATCCAGGGTCTCTACTGTTGCGGTATTTTCCATTGTTGAATTTGATGAAGGTTAAAATTCTTTTCTGCTTCTGATTTGTATTTCAAAAGTAAAAAAGCCGTCGCTGAATAAAAGACAGTAAAGTCTTCTATAGGAATGATCTTCGTCATTTTTCATACGCGCAGATGGTCCCACTTTTAACCCGCAGCACCACAATGCAAACCAATTCTATTCACGCTCACCCCTATCTTATGGCAAAACACCAACCCACACTAGAAGGCATGACCATTCCGCGCCTGTTCACTAAAGCGGGCAGCAGCCCCTACACGTTCTATAAGTATGAGCGCCGTTCCTCCACCATCCGCACTCCCACCGGCGAGGTGGTGGCAGAGCTGAAGGACGTGGAAGTACCGGAAATGTGGTCGCAGATTGCTACCGACATCCTGGCCCAAAAGTACCTGCGCCGGGCGGGCGTCCCTCAGTCCGACGGCAGCACCGGCACCGAAACATCGGTGAAGCAGGTGGTGCACCGCCTCGCCAACTGCTGGAAAGTATGGGGCCAGCGCTACAACTATTTCAAATCAGAGGCGGATGCACAGGCATTTTACGACGAGCTGGTTTTCCTGCTGCTGGGCCAGTATGCCGCGCCCAACTCCCCGCAATGGTTTAACACCGGCCTTTATGAAAGCTACGGACTCACCGGCAAGGCACAGGGTCATTTTTATGTTGACCCAGACACACAGGAACTCAAGGAATCCACCTCGGCTTACGAGCGTCCGCAGCCGCATGCCTGCTTTATACTTGGCGTAAACGACGACCTGGTGAACAAGGGCGGCATTATGGATTTGTGGGTGCAGGAGGCGTGCATTTTCAAGTATGGCTCGGGCGTGGGCAGCAACTTCTCCAGCATCCGGGGCAAGGACGAGCCGCTCGAAGGCGGCGGCACTTCCTCTGGGCTGATGTCTTTCCTGAAAATCGGAGACCGCGCGGCCGGGGCCATTAAGTCAGGAGGCACCACACGCAGGGCCGCCAAAATGGTGAGCCTCGACCTGGATCACCCCGAGATCGTGGAGTTTATCAACTGGAAAAAAGAAGAGGAGAAAAAGGTGGCGGCGCTGATTGCCGCGGGCTACAGTTCTGACTACAACGGGGAGGCGTACCAGACAGTGTCAGGGCAAAATTCAAACAACTCGGTACGCGTGCCGGATGCGTTTATGGAAGCGCTGCAGGAAAATAGGGATTGGGAACTGACCGCCCGCACCGACGGCAGCGTCGTACAACGCATACCGGCACGGGAACTGTGGCAACAGATTGCAGACGCCGCGTGGGCCTGCGCCGACCCGGGCCTGCAGTTCGACACCACCATCAACGATTGGCACACCTGCCCCGCCGACGGCCCTATCCGCGGCTCCAACCCCTGCTCCGAGTACATGTTCCTCGACAACACCGCCTGCAACCTCGCCTCCCTTAATTTGCTTAAATTCTATAACACTAAGAAGCAGCAGTTTGATGTAGCGGCTTTCGAACACGCCTGCCGGCTATGGACGGTGGTGCTGGAGCTATCGGTGCTGATGGCGCAGTTCCCATCTGAGGCGGTGGCGCAGCGCTCGTACGATTACCGCACCATCGGCCTGGGCTATGCTAACCTTGGTGCGCTGCTCATGGTGCAGGGCCTCCCCTACGACAGCCCCGAAGCCCGGAGTACCGCCGCCGCCATCACTGCCCTGATGACAGGCACCGCCTACAAAACATCCGCAGAAATGGCAGCAGCGCTGGGCGCTTTCCCAAAGTATGCGCAAAACAAAACCGCCATGCTGCGCGTGCTCCGGAACCACCGTTACGCTGCCTATAACCAGCAAGAGAAGTATGAGTCGCTTCATGTACAACCAGTGGGGTTGGATGAAGCCACCTGCCCGGCTTACCTGCTGCAGGCTGCGCGACAAGTATGGGACGAGGCGCTGGAGCAGGGCCAACAACACGGCTACCGCAACGCTCAGGCCGCCGTTATCGCCCCCACCGGCACCATCGGTCTGCTCATGGACTGCGACACAACAGGCGTTGAACCAGATTTTTCCTTGGTGAAGTATAAAAAACTGGCTGGCGGCGGTTACTTCAAGATCATCAATCAAAGTATACCGGCGGCACTCCAGAAGCTGGGCTATACTTCCAAAGAGTCCGAAGCCATTGTACATTACGCCAAAGGACACGCTTCGCTGAAAGGCGCGCTGCACCTGCACGAGGTAGCCCTGCAACAATTGGGTTTCACCGAGCAGGATGTTGCGGTGCTGGAGGCGGCCTTGCCTACTGCGTACGACATCAGCGCGTTGTTCTCTGTTTATACTTTGGGTGATGACTGCCTGCAACGTCTGGGATTCACGCCTGCACAATACCAGCAGCCGGAGTTTAACCTGCTGCGCGCCCTTGGTTTTACAAACCTACAGGTAGCAGAACTGAACGACTACTGCTGCGGCACGATGACGGTGGAGGGCGCTCCTTTTCTGAAGCCGGAGCACTACCCTGTTTTTGACTGCGCCAACCGCTGCGGCCACACCGGTACACGGTATATTCTGCCCGAGGGGCATATTCGGATGATGGCTTCGGTACAGCCGTTTATCTCCGGAGCCATCTCTAAAACCATTAACCTGCCCCACGAAACCACCGTCGCCGAGGTAGCCCATTGCTATGCTTTTTCGTGGGAGTTGGGTTTGAAGGCCTGCTCACTTTACCGCGATGGCAGCAAACTGTCGCAGCCGCTGTCCGGTAAAAATGCGAAAGCTGAAACGGAGAAACCCACGGCCAAACCCGAGGAATTGAGTTACAATGCCGAGCAGGTGCTGCAGGCAGCCAAAGCCATACTTGCCAATGCCGATAGTCCTGCTTTCCGGCAGCAGCTCACGCACATGGTGGAGCGCCACAAACTGCCCGACAAACGCAAGGGCTTCACCCAGAAAGCGAAGATTGACGGGCACACGGTGTACATCCGAACAGGTGAGTATGCCGACGGCACGCTGGGTGAAATTTTCATTGACATGTATAAGGAGGGAGCCTCTTTCCGTTCCATCCTCAACTGCTTCGCCATTGCCGTGTCGCTGGGATTGCAGTATGGCGTGCCGCTGGAGGAGTTTGTCAGCCGCTTCACCTTCACCCGTTTTGAGCCGGCTGGCCGCGTGGAGCACCCCAATATCAAGTCCACTACCTCAGTGTTCGATTACCTTTTCCGCCTGCTGGGCTACGAATACCTGCAACGTAACGACCTGGTGCATGTACAATCAGAGGAAACTCAGGAGGTGGTTATGCTGCAGCGTTTAACAGCACCTTCATCGGCAGAAGCAAGTATAGCCCCACCAAGTACAGCCGCCGCCAACGGCAGCTACAAAGGAGTGTCCCAAAGCCGCACGGTTCTGATGGAGCAAACGCAGCAGGTATTGGCCAGCATGATGGGCGATGCACCCATCTGCAACACCTGCGGCCACATCACCATCCGCTCCGGTACCTGCTACAAATGCCTGAACTGCGGAAATAGTCTGGGCTGCAGTTGATTCAAGTGACAAGCAAATAAAGAAGCCGCAGCTGTTTAGTAAAGCTGCGGCTTCTTTTTGTCTAGACAAAGCAACAACCAAGCTGCTGCTTAGAATAAGATTGTTTTGAATCTGTATAGTTGAAGGAGGCACAAGCGGACGCTTGCGCCAGTAAGGCTAATCTTACCAGTTCCTTTTCTGTTATTCGGATAAATAGTCTTGTTTTAAGCGAGCTTAAGCTGATGCTTATGGCTGAAAAGAACCTTTCGGGATTACAAATGGGGTATAGAGTGAACAGCCTCCTTGTTCCTCAGGCAACTTTATGTTGTAGCTTCGCTTTTGCCACCGGCTCCTGCTTTATACTTCTGAGGCCGGAAATCTGTGGGATGAAAAACAGCAATATTCCCACTGGCATGGCGATGCTGATGCAGAACAGGAGTATAAAATAGTGTGGAATCAAACCTGCACCAGCCCAGAAGAAGATGCCCTGCAGAAAAAGTATGGCTTCGCTGCCTACAAGTCCGGTTAAAAACAGACTGATGCCCCAGCGGCTCCTGATTGTCTGGAAGCTTAACCAGCCGCGCTGCACAAAAAAAGACAGCAGAAAAAGACTCACAAACCCGAGCAAAACAAGGTGCAGGTAGCCAATTACAAAGTTTCGCTGCCGGTAAGCCAGGTCAGCCACATACGGAAAAGCGGAGGCAAATTGCATCACGATCTTCATCACAAGCGCTACACCAGATAGCAGCAGCAGCGCTCGGCTCCAGGCGTCAAAACGAGCAAGTATGGCTTGGCGCAACGGGTAAAGCAAGCGCAACAATAAACCCAGCGCCACTACCTGCCCAAAAGCCGCCGCACCACCTAGCAGATATACAAGCCCATTCGGCTTTGTCCAAAGCACTGAGAGCGCAAAGGCGGGCAGGCAGGACCAGAACATCAGCCGAAAAAAAGCAAGCGCTATAGCACGGTTGAAGCCTACGTTATACTTTTCCAGTAGCCAGAAAAGCAGGCCCGTCACCGCAAACGCAAACCAGCCGTTGTACTGGAAATGCAGGTAAAAATAGATGGCGTTGAAGTATAAACTGTCGCCAATATGGCCTGTTGCCATGATCGGCCCCATCGCCCAGGGTCCAAGCGAGGAAAGCACCATGAAAAACAGCGCGGCGCGAATCAGATTGAATGAAAAACTATGTGCACCGTGGGCAAGGTTCGCTGCTTTGGCATCGCGCCAGAACCGGTAGGCAAACCAGTAACTCAGCAGGATGTGGAGCGAAGAGAAGGTGATGGAAAAGAAGGCATAGCCCTGCACCGGAAAGCTGATAAGCATACCCGCCACTGCGCCCTGTGAGAGCCAGAACTGCCGGGCGTATACTTTTTTCTGCTGCATAAGGGGAGGCAGGTACGCGTACAGCAACGCTACGAAAAGGGCCGAATACAGCCAGCCCAGCAACGCCACGTGCGAGTGCCCGTGCAGCAGGTATTTATAGTTGATCCCCTCCAGCGGCGCCACAAACATCCAGCGAAGCAACAGCCCCAGAAAGGCCACCACCACCAGGTTCAAAAGCGTCACGATAAGCCATTCCCTTCTCATTTTCAGTAGATGCGTGTACCGGCCAACAGGTTCGAGTAAAGCCTGTTTTGCCTGGTTAATTAGTGTGCAAGCGCCTCATTCTCCTTTACCTGGAGCGCCCTGCGCATAAGCACCAGCAGGTCCTGCTGCAGGGCCTGGCTACGGTCCTGGGCGTAGAGGCTGTGCAGGTACAGGGCAACTTCCGCTGCCTCTGCCCGTGGGTTGGCTGCCTTAAAATTGTTGAGCTGCTCCTGGATGGCTGCCGGGCGCGGGCCCCAGGTAAACATGCGCTCCCCTGTCACGGGCGAGGTGCAGATCAGCTTCGGGATGGCACGGCTGCCGTTGGTCAGGCAGGTGTCCATCCAGTTCGGGTTTTCGTCGCGCAGCAGTACCCGGAGGGAAATACCAGGTGCCTGTGCGGCAATAGCGGCAATGGCTGGAATCTGTTGCGCGCCGTCGCCGCACCAGGATTCCGACAAGACCACCCACTCCCATTCCGGCTTGTTTTCCTGCAGCAGCATTTCCAATTCAGGCAGGAGCACAAACTGCTTCTCCACCCGTTTCATGCGCTGCAGGTTCAGTTTCGTGTAAGCAATGCGCTCTTC
Above is a window of Pontibacter akesuensis DNA encoding:
- a CDS encoding metal-sulfur cluster assembly factor; its protein translation is MEMQTPDIGKDVFETLRYIIDPELGVNIVDLGLVYEVSLDGKLLEVKLTLTTPGCPMSGTIVTATEQILLKRFPNLEVKVNLVWSPPWSPDMITPEGMAQLEGR
- a CDS encoding cbb3-type cytochrome c oxidase subunit I encodes the protein MSTASTSNSPGKWVVLPHYAFAALSFVAMSVLLLFSTDAFGGHYFNPKLLTITHLTVLGWATMLIFGALYQLLPVVLESKLYSEKLAVWTFVLLGVGTMLLACAFWHFWVGLLLQVAAVLLFFSFLLVTINIIQTARKAAKWAVEADFIVTSAVWLLVTGFVGLLMAFNFTYAFLPRDHVHYLQLHAHMGMAGWFLLLIIGVGSKLIPMFLLSHVASIKKLNWSYNFINAGLVLFIFDHLLFRTALLPLYAALVVGGVLLFLWFLHDAKQLRQRQDVDLGMKQTFVALALLLLPLLLVFVVSSNLALPQELLSAIYLVYGLSVFLGFISALILGQTFKTLPFIVWMHAYEDYVGRFKTPLPKDMYSNMLLRWQNILYLAGFVLLVAGVLLQMQPVILAGAICFTATSLLYTVNVFRMLLHKVHDLKPFTYGNANA
- a CDS encoding DUF2249 domain-containing protein; protein product: MNLAASTKISAIIKANPAAIEAIASISAHFAKLRNPLLRKILASRVSIADAARIGGCQIEDFYRKLAPLGFTMAATAAPEPTPVAVAAKPEFLQQLPIEKITTLDVRESIAAGQDPFRLIMDAVTTLDLTQALLLVNTFEPTPLLTILRKKGFLHFVENLGLELVHTYFWRENAAAPVSGEALTASSESFDALLAAYAGKVRRVDVRHLEMPQPMVTILCELEKLPADAGLYVLHKRVPQYLLPQLQERGFAISIKEAGPGEVYLFIYRK
- the ric gene encoding iron-sulfur cluster repair di-iron protein → MENTATVETLDVTVLAPRLKHPTIFDRFDNLQGGQGFIIHNDHDPKPVYYQLLGERGNIFKWEYLEQGPEVWEVLITKLNLEAGESIGELVAKDFRKAQVFKKYGIDFCCGGKKSIKQVCEEKGLDANVVEKELQAIPDASTSNETDYASWEPSFLADYIVNVHHKYVREAIPALYEYTSKIARVHGGRHPELLEIARHFTNVANELEAHMPKEERVLFPFIKQLVEAKKSGVQLDKPAFGSIQNPINMMEMEHEAAGESLEAIRALSSNFALPADACATYTVAFKKLQEFEDDLHRHIHLENNILFPKAIELEKEVIK
- a CDS encoding vitamin B12-dependent ribonucleotide reductase, which translates into the protein MAKHQPTLEGMTIPRLFTKAGSSPYTFYKYERRSSTIRTPTGEVVAELKDVEVPEMWSQIATDILAQKYLRRAGVPQSDGSTGTETSVKQVVHRLANCWKVWGQRYNYFKSEADAQAFYDELVFLLLGQYAAPNSPQWFNTGLYESYGLTGKAQGHFYVDPDTQELKESTSAYERPQPHACFILGVNDDLVNKGGIMDLWVQEACIFKYGSGVGSNFSSIRGKDEPLEGGGTSSGLMSFLKIGDRAAGAIKSGGTTRRAAKMVSLDLDHPEIVEFINWKKEEEKKVAALIAAGYSSDYNGEAYQTVSGQNSNNSVRVPDAFMEALQENRDWELTARTDGSVVQRIPARELWQQIADAAWACADPGLQFDTTINDWHTCPADGPIRGSNPCSEYMFLDNTACNLASLNLLKFYNTKKQQFDVAAFEHACRLWTVVLELSVLMAQFPSEAVAQRSYDYRTIGLGYANLGALLMVQGLPYDSPEARSTAAAITALMTGTAYKTSAEMAAALGAFPKYAQNKTAMLRVLRNHRYAAYNQQEKYESLHVQPVGLDEATCPAYLLQAARQVWDEALEQGQQHGYRNAQAAVIAPTGTIGLLMDCDTTGVEPDFSLVKYKKLAGGGYFKIINQSIPAALQKLGYTSKESEAIVHYAKGHASLKGALHLHEVALQQLGFTEQDVAVLEAALPTAYDISALFSVYTLGDDCLQRLGFTPAQYQQPEFNLLRALGFTNLQVAELNDYCCGTMTVEGAPFLKPEHYPVFDCANRCGHTGTRYILPEGHIRMMASVQPFISGAISKTINLPHETTVAEVAHCYAFSWELGLKACSLYRDGSKLSQPLSGKNAKAETEKPTAKPEELSYNAEQVLQAAKAILANADSPAFRQQLTHMVERHKLPDKRKGFTQKAKIDGHTVYIRTGEYADGTLGEIFIDMYKEGASFRSILNCFAIAVSLGLQYGVPLEEFVSRFTFTRFEPAGRVEHPNIKSTTSVFDYLFRLLGYEYLQRNDLVHVQSEETQEVVMLQRLTAPSSAEASIAPPSTAAANGSYKGVSQSRTVLMEQTQQVLASMMGDAPICNTCGHITIRSGTCYKCLNCGNSLGCS
- a CDS encoding thioredoxin family protein, whose protein sequence is MSLYNILAPAMRNPRSYQAYHSVVAELVRQQKTSGPEQSEERIAYTKLNLQRMKRVEKQFVLLPELEMLLQENKPEWEWVVLSESWCGDGAQQIPAIAAIAAQAPGISLRVLLRDENPNWMDTCLTNGSRAIPKLICTSPVTGERMFTWGPRPAAIQEQLNNFKAANPRAEAAEVALYLHSLYAQDRSQALQQDLLVLMRRALQVKENEALAH